The following coding sequences are from one Sphingobium sp. V4 window:
- a CDS encoding penicillin acylase family protein yields the protein MIQRRAFLLASVAALALPGKVMAKSLVKGGKASQLRAKGARAPIEIIEDELGVPHVRARSPHDAYFGQGYLVARDRLFQIDMEYRRDMGRMAEAFGPRFVAADKAARLFLYRGDIDAELAALPPGVLDCAKGYVAGVNARISELAADPTQLPLEYGILNLQPLRWDVRDLVRNRGIGMGDADDEVRRAQMQALGLLDADQLMAPLRPAWSFTVPEGLDCAAVSDADLGILDPSARPVPFDAIQEASLDRAERRADRFAQGSNAWTIAPSRSATGRPILANDPHLGIGGFSPRHMVHLTAPGLDVIGAGAPGLPGIMQGHTDRFAFGRTNFHIDQTDLFILRTDEDDPERYWHKGRWRRFETFEDEIAVKDGPAQRVSLRYAQGRPIVAQDAARQRASAFATVSMLPGANMRFAIIAINLARDWTSLRQAFKIHVSPTNFHYADVDGNTGWQTIGFTPRRPRHDGLFPAPGDGDFDWTGIMPVEEMPHVYNPKEGWFASANQLNIPPDYPHASNVISFDWSDPFRYDRISDVLRSQPRHRIEDSIALQHDVRSLPARALVKLIPDKLLPEAAPAAAMLKRWDCGLEADSAAALLYEMVMPELQAGFRDLVVPAAAREFIPSVNLFEMLRILATPDKRLGPVPNLARDALIERSLVAGWNKALEQGGPDPAQWRWGDLHRVTIAHPLSSLPGIGAAFPKIDGGRSGGDGYTPMARGFNGKRGYQVSHGASYLLVADVGAWDNSRFLLLPGQSGDPRSARYRDFYPRWVAGEMQPLWFSREAVDRHAAGRMEIVPA from the coding sequence TTGATTCAGCGTCGAGCGTTTCTTCTGGCCTCCGTGGCCGCCCTGGCCCTGCCGGGCAAGGTGATGGCGAAGTCGCTGGTAAAGGGCGGCAAGGCCTCGCAGCTCAGGGCGAAAGGGGCGAGGGCGCCGATCGAGATCATCGAGGACGAGCTGGGCGTGCCCCATGTGCGGGCACGGTCGCCGCATGACGCCTATTTCGGGCAAGGCTATCTGGTGGCGCGCGACCGGCTGTTCCAGATCGACATGGAGTATCGCCGCGACATGGGGCGCATGGCCGAAGCCTTCGGCCCACGTTTCGTGGCGGCGGACAAGGCGGCGCGGCTGTTCCTCTATCGCGGCGACATTGACGCGGAACTGGCGGCATTGCCGCCCGGCGTGCTGGACTGTGCAAAGGGCTATGTCGCCGGCGTGAATGCGCGGATCTCCGAACTGGCGGCCGATCCGACGCAACTGCCGCTCGAATATGGGATATTGAACCTTCAGCCGCTGCGCTGGGACGTGCGCGACCTGGTGCGCAACAGGGGCATCGGCATGGGCGATGCCGATGATGAGGTGCGCCGCGCGCAGATGCAGGCGCTAGGGCTGCTGGATGCGGATCAGTTGATGGCGCCGCTGCGCCCGGCCTGGTCATTCACCGTGCCGGAGGGGCTGGACTGCGCTGCGGTGAGCGATGCGGATTTGGGAATATTGGACCCATCGGCGCGGCCCGTGCCCTTTGACGCCATCCAGGAGGCATCGCTCGATCGTGCCGAGCGCCGCGCCGATCGTTTTGCCCAGGGCAGCAATGCCTGGACGATCGCGCCGTCCCGCAGCGCGACCGGGCGACCGATCCTTGCCAACGATCCGCATCTGGGCATCGGCGGATTCAGTCCCCGCCACATGGTCCATCTGACCGCGCCGGGGCTGGACGTGATCGGTGCGGGGGCACCCGGCCTGCCGGGCATCATGCAGGGGCACACGGATCGCTTCGCCTTCGGCCGGACCAATTTCCACATCGACCAGACAGACCTGTTCATCCTGCGCACCGACGAGGACGATCCGGAGCGATACTGGCACAAGGGGCGATGGAGGCGGTTCGAGACGTTCGAGGACGAGATTGCGGTCAAGGACGGGCCGGCGCAGCGCGTGAGCTTGCGTTATGCACAGGGGCGGCCAATCGTGGCGCAGGACGCAGCGCGCCAGCGGGCCAGCGCATTCGCCACGGTCAGCATGTTGCCCGGCGCCAACATGCGCTTCGCGATCATCGCGATCAACCTGGCGAGGGACTGGACGTCGCTGCGGCAGGCGTTCAAAATCCATGTGTCGCCGACCAATTTCCATTATGCCGATGTGGACGGCAATACCGGGTGGCAGACGATCGGCTTCACCCCCCGGCGGCCCCGGCATGACGGGCTGTTCCCGGCGCCGGGCGACGGCGATTTCGACTGGACGGGCATCATGCCGGTCGAGGAGATGCCCCATGTATACAACCCCAAGGAAGGCTGGTTCGCGTCGGCCAACCAGTTGAACATCCCTCCCGACTATCCCCACGCCAGCAACGTCATCAGCTTCGACTGGAGCGACCCCTTCCGCTACGACCGCATTTCCGACGTGCTGCGCAGCCAGCCCAGGCATCGCATCGAGGACAGCATCGCGCTCCAGCATGATGTTCGGTCGCTTCCGGCGCGCGCGCTCGTGAAGCTGATCCCGGACAAGCTGCTGCCGGAGGCCGCTCCGGCCGCAGCGATGCTCAAGCGCTGGGATTGCGGGCTGGAGGCCGACAGCGCGGCAGCCCTGCTTTATGAAATGGTGATGCCGGAATTGCAGGCGGGCTTCCGCGATCTCGTCGTGCCCGCCGCCGCGCGAGAGTTCATACCGTCGGTCAACCTGTTCGAGATGCTGCGTATTCTCGCGACACCGGACAAGCGCCTCGGTCCGGTGCCGAATCTGGCGCGCGACGCGCTGATCGAGCGGTCGCTGGTGGCGGGTTGGAACAAGGCGCTGGAGCAGGGCGGTCCCGATCCGGCGCAATGGCGCTGGGGCGACCTGCACCGGGTCACGATCGCCCATCCGCTCTCGTCGCTGCCGGGGATCGGTGCGGCCTTCCCCAAAATCGACGGCGGCCGGTCGGGCGGCGACGGTTATACGCCGATGGCGCGTGGGTTCAATGGGAAGCGGGGCTATCAGGTGTCGCACGGTGCCAGCTATCTGCTGGTGGCGGATGTCGGCGCGTGGGACAATAGCCGCTTCCTGCTGCTGCCCGGCCAGTCGGGCGACCCTCGCTCGGCGCGCTATCGCGACTTCTATCCGCGCTGGGTGGCGGGCGAGATGCAGCCGCTCTGGTTCAGCCGGGAGGCGGTGGATCGACACGCGGCCGGGCGGATGGAGATTGTGCCGGCGTGA
- a CDS encoding LysR family transcriptional regulator — protein MNLRQIEIFHAVYLHGTVSAAARALNVSQPAVTKVLRHAERSIGLPLFERAKGRLIPTQDARTLFTEVSDIQDRVRSLRQAAQNMRHGRGAILRVSALPSLGLGAIPDAVARFLRGHEDIMFDLQTLHHDEMVRKLYERETDIAISFEVPLSAPVAHQVIGEGELVVLYREEDMPDAPGRLHLEELRDQKFISPVQSGPIGRVLSGELNRLDVELDEVVSARTYYIAAALVRAGVGMAIVDNFTAHAATAPGLSSRPLQPAITFDINAVYLQNRPPSKTASEFLALLSEVIESL, from the coding sequence ATGAACCTGCGCCAGATCGAAATTTTCCACGCCGTCTATCTCCACGGCACCGTCAGCGCCGCCGCGCGCGCGCTGAACGTGTCCCAACCCGCCGTGACGAAGGTACTGCGCCACGCGGAACGTTCGATTGGCCTGCCGCTGTTCGAACGGGCCAAGGGCCGCCTGATCCCGACGCAGGACGCCCGCACGCTCTTCACCGAAGTGTCAGACATTCAGGATCGGGTCCGCTCGCTGCGCCAGGCGGCGCAGAATATGCGCCATGGGCGCGGCGCGATCCTCCGCGTTTCCGCCCTGCCCTCGCTGGGCCTCGGCGCGATCCCGGATGCCGTAGCGCGCTTCCTGCGCGGACATGAGGACATCATGTTCGACCTCCAGACGCTGCATCATGATGAAATGGTGCGCAAACTCTATGAGCGCGAAACCGACATCGCGATCAGCTTCGAGGTACCTCTGTCCGCGCCGGTCGCCCATCAGGTGATCGGCGAAGGCGAACTGGTCGTCCTCTACCGCGAGGAGGACATGCCTGACGCGCCCGGCCGACTCCATCTGGAGGAACTGCGCGACCAGAAGTTCATCAGCCCGGTGCAGAGCGGCCCGATCGGCCGCGTCCTCTCCGGCGAACTCAACCGTCTCGACGTCGAACTGGACGAGGTGGTGTCCGCGCGCACCTACTATATCGCAGCCGCCCTCGTCCGCGCCGGGGTGGGCATGGCGATCGTCGATAATTTCACCGCCCACGCCGCCACCGCGCCGGGTCTGTCGAGCCGCCCGCTCCAGCCGGCCATCACTTTCGACATCAACGCCGTCTATCTCCAGAACCGTCCGCCGTCCAAGACCGCGTCCGAATTTCTGGCCCTGTTGTCAGAGGTAATCGAAAGCCTATAG
- the dacB gene encoding D-alanyl-D-alanine carboxypeptidase/D-alanyl-D-alanine-endopeptidase, whose translation MRLAFPLLALVLPLTGVAAQEAAPPLQVRIERQLAQGPAGARYGLLVATLEGEPIIAIAPDQRFIPASNTKMFTTAAAYADLPALDRAAQGTGVRIEQGDLILEGRGDARLSSAEDCASDCLQTLADAIAAKIRQVRHIVGDDSWFPDERWGPGMSWNNIQSRYGTGISALTLDDNELAATVIPGAIGARPAIKASTYYAIDNRITTVPGKVAAIVADRAPNSRLLRLTGTIGAEAQPVSLHFGVDDPAHHAAWRLSELLRARGVRVDGDIQTRHRPLAPADDPTIRKGAPAARPPAPDMVAQLPALPLADDMRIINKQSQNLHAELMLRRVSRATGSGSISDGQAALHRLMAQAGLTEGSYSFADGSGMSSYNRMTPRAAVTLLAWIARQPWGMAWRETLPIAGQDGTLRNRFKGTTLEGRLFAKTGSLNASRALSGYLVTKSGRTLVFSALANDMPDGTDAQASDAVDRILVEIAGAF comes from the coding sequence TCCCCTGACCGGTGTCGCCGCGCAGGAAGCTGCGCCGCCGCTACAGGTCCGGATCGAACGGCAATTGGCCCAGGGTCCGGCCGGCGCCCGATACGGCCTGCTGGTCGCCACGCTGGAGGGAGAGCCGATCATCGCGATCGCGCCGGACCAGCGTTTCATTCCCGCATCCAACACCAAGATGTTCACCACCGCAGCGGCCTATGCGGATCTCCCGGCGCTGGACCGAGCCGCGCAGGGGACAGGCGTCCGCATCGAGCAGGGCGATCTCATCCTGGAAGGTCGCGGGGACGCACGCCTGTCCAGCGCGGAGGATTGCGCGAGCGACTGCCTCCAGACGCTCGCCGATGCGATCGCCGCAAAAATCCGGCAAGTCCGCCACATCGTAGGCGACGACAGCTGGTTTCCCGATGAGCGTTGGGGACCGGGAATGAGCTGGAACAATATCCAGTCGCGTTATGGCACCGGCATTTCCGCGCTCACGCTGGACGACAATGAATTAGCCGCCACAGTGATCCCCGGTGCAATCGGCGCTCGTCCGGCGATTAAGGCGTCCACTTATTATGCGATCGACAATCGCATCACGACCGTCCCAGGCAAGGTCGCGGCGATCGTCGCCGACCGCGCGCCCAACAGCCGCCTCCTGCGTCTGACCGGCACGATCGGTGCGGAGGCGCAGCCCGTTTCGCTCCATTTCGGTGTCGACGATCCCGCGCATCATGCCGCCTGGCGCCTGAGCGAACTGCTCCGTGCCCGCGGCGTGCGCGTCGACGGCGATATCCAGACCCGCCATCGCCCGCTTGCGCCTGCCGATGACCCGACGATCCGCAAGGGCGCGCCCGCTGCCCGGCCGCCCGCACCGGATATGGTGGCCCAGCTTCCCGCCCTGCCGCTGGCCGACGACATGCGTATCATCAACAAGCAGAGCCAGAATCTGCACGCCGAGTTGATGCTGCGCCGTGTGTCGCGCGCGACGGGCAGCGGCTCGATCTCTGATGGACAGGCTGCGCTGCACCGGCTGATGGCGCAGGCGGGCCTGACCGAAGGCAGCTACAGCTTCGCCGACGGCTCGGGGATGTCCTCCTACAACCGTATGACCCCGCGCGCCGCCGTTACCTTGCTGGCATGGATTGCGCGTCAACCCTGGGGCATGGCCTGGCGCGAGACGCTGCCCATAGCCGGGCAGGACGGGACGTTGCGTAACCGGTTCAAGGGTACGACGCTGGAAGGCAGGCTGTTCGCCAAGACCGGCTCGCTCAACGCGTCACGCGCACTGTCGGGCTATCTGGTGACGAAAAGCGGCCGGACGCTGGTCTTTTCCGCGCTCGCGAACGACATGCCCGACGGCACCGATGCGCAGGCCAGCGACGCCGTCGACCGCATATTGGTGGAGATTGCCGGGGCGTTCTGA
- a CDS encoding PHB depolymerase family esterase translates to MRIGRLTLSFLSIFVLLAPQGVSAAEKLPALGADPARISISGLSSGAFMAVQYDVAFSASTIGVGVVAGGPYNCVYVNLGGIYTCMQGAPVGQSSYQAAVGFAGLGQIDPVNHIAGQKIYLFSGTQDTTVRQSVMDAVHDFYRAANVPASSIQYVKGTAAGHAFISDDFGNGCAITQAPFVNECTVAGALYDQPAAILTQIYGPLKPKAASLSSSPIAFDQAQFAGALSGMAPSGYLYVPKSCQQSAAKCAVHVVFHGCLQSADAVGDAVYGKLGYNEWADSNGIIILYPQVDKSSIPFNPQGCWDWWGYSGLNFQTKGGAQLSAVHAMVQQLVSQ, encoded by the coding sequence ATGCGTATTGGCCGACTAACCCTGTCGTTTCTTTCGATTTTCGTTCTCCTTGCTCCGCAAGGTGTATCCGCTGCGGAAAAACTGCCCGCACTGGGCGCCGATCCAGCCCGAATTTCGATTTCGGGCCTGTCGTCCGGCGCCTTCATGGCGGTGCAATATGATGTCGCCTTCTCCGCCAGCACCATCGGCGTGGGCGTGGTTGCTGGCGGTCCCTATAATTGCGTCTATGTCAATCTGGGCGGAATCTACACCTGCATGCAGGGGGCGCCTGTCGGGCAATCGTCCTACCAGGCTGCGGTCGGCTTTGCCGGCCTGGGTCAGATTGATCCGGTCAATCACATTGCCGGTCAGAAAATCTATCTGTTCAGTGGCACCCAGGACACTACCGTCAGGCAATCGGTGATGGACGCGGTGCATGATTTTTATCGAGCGGCGAACGTGCCGGCGAGCAGCATCCAATATGTCAAGGGAACCGCGGCCGGCCATGCGTTCATCTCGGACGATTTCGGCAATGGCTGCGCCATCACCCAGGCGCCGTTCGTCAACGAATGCACCGTGGCCGGCGCGCTCTACGACCAGCCGGCGGCGATCCTGACTCAGATCTACGGGCCGCTGAAACCCAAGGCCGCGAGCCTGTCGTCCTCGCCGATAGCGTTCGATCAGGCTCAGTTCGCCGGTGCGCTGAGCGGCATGGCGCCCTCGGGCTATCTCTATGTCCCCAAAAGCTGCCAGCAAAGCGCCGCGAAATGCGCGGTGCATGTCGTTTTCCATGGCTGCCTCCAGAGCGCGGACGCGGTCGGCGACGCAGTCTATGGCAAGCTGGGTTATAATGAATGGGCGGATAGCAACGGCATCATCATCCTCTATCCGCAGGTCGACAAGAGCAGCATTCCCTTCAATCCGCAGGGGTGCTGGGACTGGTGGGGCTATAGTGGGCTGAACTTCCAGACGAAGGGCGGCGCGCAGCTTTCGGCGGTCCACGCCATGGTCCAGCAACTGGTCAGCCAATAG
- a CDS encoding amidohydrolase family protein, which translates to MPSSVVLRRLRTLLLAGGLAAGTAVAGPAPGEKADILIRGGTIHDGGTSEPYVGDVALKGDRIIYVGRAAPMTAAQVIDARGMIVAPGFIDAHTHADSFIRSPDAATRVNAAWLNQGVSTVMIGVDGFGTPDVGADAAKLEASGIGTNIVPFIGFGAVRQRVLGQDARPPRPNELDAMKALVAKGMCEGATGFSAGLFYPPQSFARTEEVVAVAREAAIRGGLYDTHQRDESSYSIGLLGSVKEAIAIGRQAGMPVHFAHLKALGVDVQGQAPAVIAEIEAARKAGQDVTADQYPWLASGSSLDASLLPGWAVDGGGTALVRRLDDPATLTKIRDEMQNNLRRRGGAKALLLIAQGFPWTGRTLEQVAAEWQVDPRDAALRIIRQSIESSEPGKKGKGTAVASFNMAQADVDLLMKQPWVVTSSDGSDGHPRMFATFPEKYVQYVRDRKVISLQAFVRQSTGLTADIYKLDRRGYLKPGYHADVVVIDPAHYAPRADYVHPRELSVGVARLFVNGQLAVSDSQATGAAAGRASLRPRPTACP; encoded by the coding sequence ATGCCCTCGTCTGTCGTTCTCCGCCGCCTTCGGACGCTACTGCTAGCGGGGGGACTGGCGGCCGGAACAGCGGTGGCAGGCCCGGCACCGGGCGAGAAAGCCGACATCCTTATCCGAGGCGGCACCATCCATGATGGCGGCACAAGCGAACCCTATGTCGGCGATGTCGCGCTGAAGGGAGACCGGATCATCTATGTCGGCCGCGCCGCGCCCATGACGGCGGCGCAGGTGATCGACGCACGGGGCATGATCGTCGCCCCCGGCTTCATCGACGCCCATACCCATGCCGACAGCTTCATCCGCTCGCCCGACGCCGCGACGCGGGTCAATGCCGCCTGGCTGAACCAGGGGGTCAGCACCGTGATGATCGGCGTGGACGGTTTCGGCACGCCGGACGTCGGCGCGGATGCGGCGAAGCTGGAAGCGTCGGGGATCGGCACGAACATCGTGCCCTTCATCGGCTTTGGCGCGGTGCGGCAGCGGGTGTTGGGGCAGGATGCACGCCCCCCCCGGCCGAATGAACTGGACGCGATGAAGGCGCTGGTCGCCAAGGGCATGTGCGAGGGCGCAACCGGCTTTTCGGCCGGGCTTTTCTACCCGCCGCAGAGCTTCGCCAGGACGGAAGAGGTGGTGGCTGTTGCGCGGGAGGCGGCGATCCGGGGCGGCCTGTACGACACGCACCAGCGCGACGAGTCCAGCTATTCCATCGGTTTGCTGGGATCGGTGAAGGAAGCCATCGCCATCGGCCGGCAAGCGGGAATGCCGGTCCATTTCGCGCATCTCAAGGCGCTGGGCGTGGATGTGCAGGGCCAGGCGCCTGCGGTGATCGCGGAAATCGAGGCTGCGCGGAAGGCCGGGCAGGATGTGACGGCCGACCAATATCCCTGGCTGGCATCGGGATCGAGCCTGGACGCATCGCTTCTGCCGGGCTGGGCGGTGGATGGCGGCGGCACGGCGCTGGTCCGGCGGCTGGACGATCCTGCGACGCTGACGAAGATTCGGGATGAGATGCAGAATAATCTGCGGCGGCGCGGCGGTGCGAAGGCGCTGCTGTTGATCGCTCAGGGCTTCCCCTGGACCGGCCGGACGCTGGAGCAGGTGGCGGCCGAGTGGCAAGTCGATCCGCGCGATGCGGCGCTGCGCATCATTCGCCAGAGCATCGAGTCCAGCGAACCGGGAAAGAAGGGCAAGGGCACGGCCGTCGCCTCCTTCAACATGGCGCAGGCCGATGTCGACCTGCTGATGAAACAGCCCTGGGTCGTGACCTCCTCGGACGGGTCCGATGGGCACCCCCGCATGTTCGCGACCTTCCCCGAAAAATATGTCCAATATGTCCGGGACCGGAAGGTCATCAGCCTCCAGGCCTTCGTTCGTCAGTCGACGGGATTGACTGCAGACATCTACAAGCTCGACCGTCGCGGCTATCTGAAGCCGGGCTATCATGCCGATGTGGTGGTGATCGACCCCGCCCATTATGCCCCGCGCGCGGACTATGTGCATCCGCGCGAACTGAGCGTGGGCGTAGCCAGGCTGTTCGTGAACGGCCAGTTGGCGGTCAGCGACAGCCAGGCGACCGGCGCGGCGGCGGGTCGGGCATCGCTGCGGCCTCGGCCGACGGCCTGCCCTTGA
- a CDS encoding TonB-dependent receptor yields the protein MRDFRRIRRSFGRSHGLGLAMTALALVHGAPALAQDSAAPQQGVEADAPDSQIVVTGTRIIRNGFQSPTPLTVMTQEDIENQSPTNNIADFVNQIPALAGSTRPSNSRLAISSGLAGVNTMNLRNLGEVRTLVLLDGRRSVGSTITGLVDINTFPQSLVKSVEIVTGGASAAYGSDAVAGVVNYVLDKTFEGLKVEADSGITDKGDGFNYSFSGAVGKSFAGGRGRILLAGEYAHRDGIFEVDRDWNQLGYRTVANTAAAIAAGGPANLVVRGAGTWNATPGSIIRSQVGGSTALRGTYFDQGGVARQYQFGSLTDSSQTVGGDWAINDTSRRIGLDATDDRRGVYGRLSYELADWIGVYGEASYNWNKTLFNSGPQAATFTLTADNAYLIQALGSAALAGVTNVTLGTSAADMPYRKNNSSREVQRYTIGAGGEFQMFGNKAIWDAYAQYGQTDTHELLRDIMNTSRLALATDAVFAPAGNALGVAAGTIVCRSTLTSPTNGCIPLNRLGVGVANPAAVEWVLGDPYRDQRFKQTVAGVNLSMTPFATWAGDVSVAVGGEYRKEEVSGYVPIEYQSGWSVGNFRPTFGSYNVKEAYLETVVPLGLGAEFNGAARMTDYSTSGTVTTWKAGLTWQPIDDIRLRGTRSRDIRAPNLNELFQSGTSRTNTFSTGSAYGQYAGATFRELTTGNLALKPEKADTLTLGAVLQPRFLPGFSFSVDWFRTKVSDAISQFFADDIARRCTEGLQSFCDAIVPDPDGVRDYFVSASPFNFAKVKVRGIDYEASYRVPLDQIFNSSSSNLTLRGTATNYLENLVDNGVSVAVDTVGQNSGQTSGTPEWIFRLSATFDTPSYSITAVGRGVSSGTYNNTYVVCTSACPTSTAANPTINSNHIDGTFYTDLNFTAKIKVGGSDGQLFFNITNLFDKDPILLPESGLSANSTFSDLLGRAFRVGVRFKTN from the coding sequence ATGCGTGATTTCAGGCGAATTCGTCGGTCGTTCGGCCGCTCGCACGGCCTTGGTCTGGCGATGACCGCGCTGGCTCTGGTCCATGGCGCGCCCGCCCTGGCGCAGGATTCGGCCGCCCCGCAGCAGGGCGTCGAAGCGGATGCGCCCGACAGCCAGATCGTCGTCACCGGCACTCGCATCATCCGCAACGGCTTCCAGTCTCCTACCCCTCTGACAGTCATGACGCAGGAGGACATAGAGAACCAGTCGCCGACCAATAATATCGCCGACTTTGTCAATCAGATCCCGGCGCTGGCGGGCAGCACCCGTCCGTCCAACTCACGGCTCGCGATCAGTTCGGGTCTGGCGGGCGTCAACACGATGAACCTTCGCAATCTGGGTGAGGTGCGTACGCTCGTGCTGCTCGACGGCCGCCGCTCGGTCGGATCGACCATCACCGGGCTGGTCGATATCAACACCTTCCCCCAGTCGCTGGTGAAGAGCGTCGAGATCGTGACCGGCGGCGCTTCGGCCGCCTATGGCTCCGACGCCGTCGCCGGCGTCGTCAACTATGTGCTCGACAAGACGTTCGAAGGCCTCAAGGTGGAGGCCGACAGCGGCATCACCGACAAGGGTGACGGCTTCAACTACAGCTTCTCCGGCGCGGTGGGCAAGAGCTTCGCCGGCGGGCGCGGCCGCATCCTTCTGGCTGGCGAATATGCCCATCGCGACGGCATTTTCGAAGTGGATCGCGACTGGAACCAGCTAGGGTATCGGACCGTGGCGAATACCGCAGCCGCCATTGCCGCTGGCGGCCCGGCCAATCTGGTGGTTCGCGGCGCGGGCACATGGAACGCCACGCCCGGCAGCATCATCCGCTCGCAGGTCGGCGGATCGACAGCGCTGCGCGGCACCTATTTCGACCAAGGCGGCGTCGCGCGGCAATATCAGTTCGGTTCGCTGACCGACAGTTCGCAGACGGTCGGCGGCGACTGGGCGATCAACGACACATCGCGTCGCATCGGCCTCGATGCCACGGACGATCGGCGCGGCGTCTATGGCCGCCTCAGCTACGAACTGGCCGACTGGATCGGGGTCTATGGCGAAGCGTCCTACAACTGGAACAAGACGCTGTTCAATTCCGGGCCGCAGGCGGCGACCTTCACCCTGACCGCCGACAATGCCTATCTGATCCAGGCGCTGGGCAGCGCCGCGCTGGCGGGCGTGACGAACGTCACGCTGGGCACGTCGGCAGCCGATATGCCCTATCGCAAGAACAACAGCAGCCGCGAGGTGCAGCGCTACACCATCGGTGCGGGCGGTGAATTCCAGATGTTCGGCAACAAGGCGATATGGGATGCCTATGCCCAATATGGCCAGACCGACACGCATGAACTGCTGCGCGACATCATGAACACGTCGCGCCTGGCCCTGGCGACCGACGCCGTGTTCGCCCCGGCGGGCAATGCGCTGGGCGTGGCGGCGGGCACGATCGTCTGCCGGTCCACCCTGACCAGCCCGACCAATGGCTGCATTCCGCTGAACCGCCTCGGCGTCGGCGTCGCGAATCCGGCGGCGGTCGAATGGGTGCTGGGCGATCCCTATCGCGACCAACGGTTCAAGCAGACGGTGGCGGGCGTCAACCTGTCCATGACGCCCTTTGCCACCTGGGCCGGCGATGTCAGCGTCGCAGTGGGCGGCGAATATCGCAAGGAAGAGGTTTCGGGCTATGTCCCGATCGAATATCAGAGCGGCTGGTCGGTCGGCAATTTCCGTCCCACCTTCGGCAGCTACAATGTCAAGGAAGCCTATCTGGAAACGGTCGTGCCCCTGGGCCTGGGCGCGGAATTCAACGGCGCGGCGCGCATGACCGATTATTCCACCTCCGGCACGGTGACGACCTGGAAGGCCGGCCTGACCTGGCAGCCGATCGACGACATTCGCCTGCGCGGCACCCGCTCACGCGACATTCGCGCGCCCAACCTCAACGAACTGTTCCAGTCGGGCACGTCGCGCACCAACACATTCAGCACCGGGTCGGCTTATGGCCAATATGCCGGCGCGACCTTCCGCGAACTGACTACCGGAAATCTGGCGCTGAAGCCGGAAAAGGCCGATACGCTGACGCTCGGCGCCGTGCTGCAACCCCGCTTCCTGCCGGGATTCTCCTTTTCGGTCGACTGGTTCCGCACCAAGGTGTCAGATGCGATCAGCCAGTTCTTCGCCGACGACATCGCCCGCCGCTGCACCGAAGGACTGCAATCCTTCTGCGATGCCATCGTCCCCGATCCGGATGGCGTGCGCGACTATTTCGTTTCGGCCAGCCCCTTCAACTTCGCCAAGGTCAAGGTGCGCGGCATCGACTATGAAGCCAGCTACCGCGTCCCGCTCGACCAGATATTCAACAGCAGTTCCAGCAACCTGACCTTGCGCGGCACCGCGACCAACTATCTGGAAAACCTCGTCGACAACGGCGTGTCTGTGGCGGTCGACACGGTCGGCCAGAATAGCGGGCAGACCAGCGGCACGCCGGAGTGGATCTTCCGCCTGTCGGCGACCTTCGACACGCCGAGCTACTCGATCACCGCGGTCGGGCGCGGCGTCAGTTCGGGGACCTACAACAACACCTATGTCGTCTGCACGTCGGCCTGCCCGACCAGCACCGCGGCCAATCCGACGATCAACAGCAACCATATCGACGGTACATTCTACACCGACCTCAACTTCACCGCGAAGATCAAGGTTGGCGGGTCCGACGGTCAGTTGTTCTTCAACATCACCAACCTGTTCGACAAGGATCCGATCCTGCTGCCAGAAAGCGGCCTGTCGGCCAATTCGACCTTCAGCGACCTGTTGGGTCGCGCCTTCCGCGTGGGCGTGCGCTTCAAGACCAACTGA